The Psychrobacillus sp. FSL K6-2836 nucleotide sequence CCCCAAATTTCTGGTACGATCAGTGCCCAATATGTATTGATCCAGCCAAAATCGGAGAACATAATGTACTTAGGGATGATTAATAGTTGCTGTGGAATCATAATAACTCCCATGAATACCCAAAATATAAACTCTCTTCCTATAAAATGCTTCTTAGCGAAGATATAGCCCAATATTGCACAGAATAACATTTGGCTCAATACAGGGATTATCGTGATAACAACAGAGTTCCATATCCAGCGTAAGAACAGCCCATCACTCAAAATATATTTATAGTTTTTTAATGTAGGCTCATCAGGTATCCAAAATAACGGATCTAATTGCGCATATTCAACATCTTTTAAAGAACCTAAAACCATAATGATAAAAGGCATTAAAAAACAAAATCCTAAAACAGTTAAAGCAATATATGAAATTACTTTTTTCATTATTTTTCATCCTCCTTTCCCAGAAAATCAATAATGATTTGATTCCTTACCAAGATACCTTCTCTGTACAAGTGAAATTATTAAAATAATAAAGAATAAG carries:
- a CDS encoding carbohydrate ABC transporter permease encodes the protein MKKVISYIALTVLGFCFLMPFIIMVLGSLKDVEYAQLDPLFWIPDEPTLKNYKYILSDGLFLRWIWNSVVITIIPVLSQMLFCAILGYIFAKKHFIGREFIFWVFMGVIMIPQQLLIIPKYIMFSDFGWINTYWALIVPEIWGIMGVFLVRQFLQGIPNDLEEAAYIDGANDLQVFFKIILPLSIPVVATVGTFSFISNWNDLFQPLIYLTQETMFPVTLGLASILGKEGNFGIEMAGSAVSFIPTFLIFLFFQRFFTEGIQMSGLK